The Oryzias latipes chromosome 16, ASM223467v1 genomic sequence tgatctttcatattcctaactactcagtgttttgtcaggatgtttggatgaacacagagctgatatcctgaggatggaaaatattttcagatcagtgaaaatgggaaATAGAAAGCCTTTATTGCCATTTTACCTGGTAATATGAAATTCAGGTACAGTTCTCTTCAAAGTGGACGGTCAATACAGatgaataaatagaaaaaagaacaactgaGGAGATAAGAAGCACATTGACTTCTCGTTTTCCCACAGCCATCTTTGTTGAAAGCCAAACATTTCTGAACTGTATAAAGGCGAAAGCAGGACTTCAGTTTCAACTGCAGGAGTCAGACCTGCAGGTGTTATGACTGACCACATGGTGTCACTGTTGTTCACGGCTTCAACTGCCTCAATCACACCTTAAAAACTCTTTCTTCAGCATGGATCAAATCAAGTGATGACATCATGTCCCATCATGCCTTGCAGGCCCAATCTCAAACATCCAGAAAAACGTTGAGGCGGCAGCGTTTTCTCTGAGCTGCAACCTGGACCTACAGGTTCGTAACGGCAAGTTGCTATGGAAACACGCCATCAGGCCATTCATCCTGGTCACGGAGGAGCTCACGGTCAGTCTCATGAAAACCTCATGTGGATGAAATGCTGCAGTATGATTATGTAAAATTATAGAGAAACGTGTCATTATTCTCTAACTTGCCTTTTTGCTGATTTCACAGAAATAAGGtgaatatatttaaaaccaAACTATCAAAGCTGGAGCTAAAAATACCGTTGagtttagctgttatttttgaagttgttttactttttctataAGAAGCTTTTTCAGAAATACAgaactttgaaagaaatttaatgaaaaattagAAACAATTAAAACACTTTCAGTATTTCTAATTTCACTATGTTAAGCTTAGCATAAAGATGTTTATGAACAGTTTTCTAATCTTAAAGGCAGTTTCCTCAACttaacctaaatacattaatatTTTCAACACTTAACACCTTTTTAGCGGTCTGTTCTTTTCTTGATTTGACTCtcgtttttctgctgttttgctGGTTTATTTCCTGTAGACTTTAGATTTCCCTCAGCATTTGGAGCAGAAAGACACTGAGGATGACCTTCTTTCAAATCAGGCTTTTCTGCGTGAAAATCAGCCAACTGTTCTGTCTGAttggtttattgtttttttcttaagttcATGTTCTTATATTTATGAGTTTCTTTACTActtcagaacatttttaaatctgtatgtttttttctaaaaacaccTCAGTAGCTGTCCGTTTCTGTGCACTCGGGTCTTCCTGATGTGGATCTCTATACGAAGACGCAGGCGATGCTGTTGTTGGAAGCAAAGGTCcgtctttctgctgctgctgtagggCGATCAGGTGGAGTTTGAGTCCGAAACCAGGAGCATCAGCCAGAAGTTCCAGAACATCAGAGACGAAATGGTCCTTCAGTACGGATATGAGCGATTCAAGCCGCCAGCAGGCGGGGGCGCCAACAGCACACAGGAACAGTTCAGCATCAGGACCAAGATGCAGTGCGACAGTAAGGTCCAGCCATTTGTATCACAAACACCACCGTTCTAGAAAAACTGTCCAACAAcgttctgtgtgtgtttttgtgtgtgtctgtgtgtgaggcCTGGTGAATGAAGGCGTGCAGCGATGTGCCGGATGGTTCGACAGCAGGTGGAAGGAGTGCATGGCGGTGATCCCCGTCCCCGTCATCAACCACATCCTCTGCGTCTCCATGAAGTTCCACTTCCTGTGTGACATCATGAAAGGCGAGTCAACTGCACCGGTCCTCCCAGACGtcgtagctccaatattgctcgccattttttgttgcaccgctaatgttagcttggggttatGGTGCGGCTGTAAActggtgggagagagtgtaatcaaaggcatgatgggaaatgagggcaagCTCACTCCACgccaactgtcccgcccacaactctgaggtgaatttctgatgaactcctgcagaaactatgtctgagAAAAAGACTATAAAGGGTTAAAGCTATAGAGCAGGGGGGccttctttcttcttctgttcaTCTGTGTTCCTCCTTCAGCGTCTCCTCTAAAGATTTCTGTTGGTTTGTTTGGATCATTTCCTTCAGattcagacttttttctttttacatcctCAATCAGAAATGTGAAGGAACCTCGAACCCCTAAACTGTTTcgtaaaaaataacactttgaaCGTCCATGTGATATTCAGACAAATGATGAGGTTCAGGCTCCAGAACTgctgagaaaaacaaacctgAAGTTCTATGaatagaaacaaaagaagagttGAAGGACACGTGAGAAACGCGCGACCGCAGAAGGAAAGTCCTGCAGACGGAGGTCAGAGCTGACGGGCGTCCTCTCCGTTCTCGCCGGCAGTCATGACCCCGTGGTGCCGGGACAAGATTCCTGTGGAGGGAAACTTTGGTCAGCTGTTCGATCAGCTCAACGTGTCTGTGGACCTCCTGTCCAGAGAGTTCAGCACCAAGCTGGTGGTTCAGGTCAGAAGCCCGTGCGCCTCCTGCCGTTGGTCCTGAGGCCCAGTGGAGTTCTAACGTGACCttctgcaggaggagcagcagcagtccCTGCTGGATGGAGCTCAGCTGGACCAGAACTTCACTCAGGCCATCAAAGAGTCCTTCCTGGGACTGATGAAGACCACTACACAGATCCTCAGTGTCCTGCAGATCCTGCTGTCCCTCACCTTCATCACCATCTTCATCCAGTAAGTTTCCCACTCAGATATTCAGCTGCCCTTCATCACCACGTTGTCTTCCTCTTCTCTGTTCCTCTCTCTCTGCAGGGCCTTTGATTACGTCAGATGTTACAGGAGCGACATTTGTTTTGACAACGTTTACATCACCTCCTACTTCAGATGGGTCGACGCCCGCAGGAGGAAGGCTGTAGgatcctcctcatcatcagtaACTGCAGCCCATCGTGATGAAGAGTCTAACTACAGTGCTGCATTTAGGGGAAGCCATTCCTGCTGCCTCTGAAAAAATCGGAGAAGTTCATCGACCCCGTGAGTCCAAGAATCCATCAGGAGGAGCTGGGACAAGTGGTGCGTTCAAAACAGCTCGGTTAATGCAGCTTTCATCAGCAGTTAGAGGTCAACATGAAGTTGACTTTGAGGGAGAAAAgtcaacttttgttttctgagtttAGGAATAACGAGAAAGTTTTCCCCCTGTTCCCACCGAGGTTTGATGGAGAGGAAAGC encodes the following:
- the dcst1 gene encoding E3 ubiquitin-protein ligase DCST1 isoform X3 produces the protein MLGSRGRSYLMILVLSVLFQGPISNIQKNVEAAAFSLSCNLDLQVRNGKLLWKHAIRPFILVTEELTGDQVEFESETRSISQKFQNIRDEMVLQYGYERFKPPAGGGANSTQEQFSIRTKMQCDSLVNEGVQRCAGWFDSRWKECMAVIPVPVINHILCVSMKFHFLCDIMKVMTPWCRDKIPVEGNFGQLFDQLNVSVDLLSREFSTKLVVQEEQQQSLLDGAQLDQNFTQAIKESFLGLMKTTTQILSVLQILLSLTFITIFIQAFDYVRCYRSDICFDNVYITSYFRWVDARRRKAGKPFLLPLKKSEKFIDPVSPRIHQEELGQVMAGAFQVASLTLLVFILLSFDFALFHVMDIVSRHTVTQFNLISHHQVDIRVGGDSMIARLLRTTISAFNSSSNLNIQTDNQACMAPHSPLSAEVYLSCAGCVLLAALFTCLQVYTNRLRRAIAAFYHPKREQKRVLFLYNLQLHRRTLSTERTHAAGPGHSRTVFQRLTRWGRCFCLHHNQRASHAEQTHYAGS